One Nesterenkonia populi DNA window includes the following coding sequences:
- a CDS encoding F0F1 ATP synthase subunit gamma: MGAQIRVYRQKIKSTSSMKKIFKAMELIATSRVMKARDRAQASTPYAEAITRAVAAVAGQEEIEHVLTKKVEEPKRAAVLIMSSDRGLAGAYSTNVIKRSEQLLARLKEDGIEARPYLYGRKVQQFYDFREREYDAVWSGNTDSPEVERSREIGRTLVDRFTEDTDEGGVDEIYLVYTEFESMVKQDPTVRRLLPLNVVKDDEQAAGYLPQYDFEPNPADVLDELLPRYIESRIFSSMLEASASELAARQRAMKSAGDNASDLIEKYTRLRNNARQAEITQELSELIAGADALSS; the protein is encoded by the coding sequence ATGGGAGCCCAGATCCGGGTCTATCGCCAGAAGATCAAGTCGACCTCGTCGATGAAGAAGATCTTCAAGGCGATGGAACTGATCGCGACCTCGCGGGTCATGAAGGCCCGTGACCGCGCCCAGGCGTCCACGCCCTACGCTGAGGCGATCACCCGTGCGGTGGCGGCCGTGGCCGGACAGGAAGAGATCGAGCACGTCCTGACCAAGAAGGTCGAAGAGCCTAAGCGGGCAGCCGTGCTGATCATGAGCTCCGACCGCGGCCTGGCAGGCGCGTACTCCACCAACGTCATCAAGCGGTCCGAGCAGCTGCTGGCCCGCCTGAAGGAGGACGGCATCGAAGCTCGCCCCTACCTCTACGGGCGGAAGGTTCAGCAGTTCTACGACTTCCGTGAGCGCGAGTACGACGCCGTCTGGTCCGGCAACACGGACAGCCCTGAGGTGGAACGCTCCCGCGAGATCGGCAGGACGCTTGTTGACCGATTCACGGAGGACACCGACGAGGGCGGTGTGGACGAGATCTATCTGGTCTACACGGAGTTCGAGTCCATGGTGAAGCAGGACCCGACGGTCCGCCGCCTCCTGCCGCTCAACGTGGTCAAGGACGATGAGCAGGCTGCCGGGTACCTTCCGCAGTATGACTTTGAGCCGAACCCCGCCGACGTTCTCGACGAGCTGCTGCCTCGCTACATCGAGTCCCGGATCTTCTCCTCCATGCTCGAGGCCTCCGCGTCCGAGCTGGCAGCGCGTCAGCGCGCCATGAAGTCCGCGGGCGACAACGCCAGCGACCTCATCGAGAAGTACACCCGACTGCGCAACAACGCCCGTCAGGCCGAGATCACCCAGGAGCTGTCCGAGCTCATCGCCGGCGCCGACGCACTGTCCTCCTGA